In one Neobacillus sp. CF12 genomic region, the following are encoded:
- a CDS encoding DUF2500 domain-containing protein, with protein MGFEQGFDMFSIINMLFPLFFIIILGILLFTIFKNIKQWNYNNKQPKLNVDALVVSKRTQVRGGGNNSHASTSYFVTFQVESGDRMELVVNGSEYGMLAEGDFGELIFQGTRYLGFTRKLQVN; from the coding sequence ATGGGATTTGAGCAAGGTTTTGATATGTTTTCTATTATAAATATGCTGTTCCCACTATTTTTCATCATCATTTTAGGCATCCTTCTTTTTACCATTTTTAAAAATATTAAACAATGGAACTACAACAATAAGCAGCCTAAGTTGAATGTTGATGCGCTTGTGGTTTCGAAAAGGACCCAAGTACGTGGAGGAGGAAACAATAGCCACGCTAGTACAAGTTATTTTGTTACCTTTCAAGTCGAAAGCGGGGACAGAATGGAACTCGTTGTAAATGGTTCTGAGTACGGTATGCTTGCTGAAGGTGACTTTGGTGAACTAATCTTCCAAGGCACGAGATATCTTGGTTTTACACGCAAGCTTCAGGTAAATTAA
- a CDS encoding thiol-disulfide oxidoreductase DCC family protein: MENIILFDGVCNLCNQSVQFIIKRDPKGHFKFASLQSEIGQKLVEQYGIPKGIESIIYIEKDKVYIKSSAALRISRKLNGYWRYLTILSILPSSFRDFFYDVIAKNRYKWFGKKESCLLPTIETKKRFLD, encoded by the coding sequence ATGGAAAATATAATACTGTTTGACGGAGTGTGTAACCTTTGTAATCAAAGCGTCCAATTCATTATCAAAAGGGATCCAAAGGGGCATTTTAAGTTTGCTTCTCTTCAAAGCGAAATTGGACAGAAGTTAGTAGAGCAATATGGGATACCTAAAGGTATTGAAAGTATAATCTATATTGAGAAGGATAAGGTTTATATAAAATCAAGTGCAGCATTACGCATATCCAGGAAACTAAACGGTTATTGGAGATACCTAACGATACTCAGTATCCTCCCTTCTTCCTTTAGAGATTTCTTTTACGATGTCATCGCTAAAAATCGGTATAAATGGTTTGGAAAAAAGGAAAGTTGTTTGCTTCCAACTATAGAAACGAAAAAAAGGTTTCTAGATTAA
- a CDS encoding VOC family protein — MKGQLTPYLSFDGNAKQALEFYKEVLGGEIIGLQTFGEADYPTPPEADNRVMHAKLSKGDISLMFSDTFPGQSVVIGTNISLTLEPESDEEIQSLYDALRKGGKALTELEDTFWGAKYARVQDQFGIIWELNYQKS; from the coding sequence ATGAAGGGGCAATTAACACCATATTTATCTTTTGATGGAAATGCTAAACAAGCTTTGGAGTTTTATAAAGAAGTTTTGGGTGGGGAAATTATCGGACTTCAAACATTTGGAGAAGCTGATTACCCTACACCTCCAGAGGCCGATAATCGTGTCATGCACGCAAAGCTAAGCAAAGGTGACATTTCCCTAATGTTTTCAGATACCTTTCCTGGACAGTCAGTGGTTATAGGTACCAATATTTCGCTTACCCTAGAACCGGAAAGTGATGAGGAAATCCAAAGTCTCTATGATGCTCTGAGGAAAGGCGGAAAGGCACTTACGGAGCTAGAGGATACATTTTGGGGTGCCAAATATGCCAGAGTACAAGATCAGTTCGGGATCATTTGGGAATTGAATTATCAAAAATCTTAA